In Jejubacter calystegiae, the following are encoded in one genomic region:
- a CDS encoding fimbrial biogenesis usher protein, whose product MKRSQRCRARTGRDGPRLAALAALMTVWYPVSGYGESYFNPAFLSEDTASVADLTRFAKGHGQAPGVYRVDVWRNDEFIASRDIRFDEAPQVPGASTKSSGLTPCLDSDWLKRLGVNMRAFPTLEKYRKGECVALEQTIPGALADLDFAALRLNISLPQASLSNSARGYIPPEEWDEGISAALLNYSFTGNRGSGDDSYYLSLQSGLNYGPWRLRNNGSWSHASGSGGRGGNWRNIGTWVQRTVVALKSDLVMGDSNSGNEVYDSLGFRGVRLSSSDSMYPDSLQGYAPTVRGIARGNAKVVVRQNGYVIYQSYVSPGAFAISDLNPTSSSGDLEVTVEEKDGSRQQYTVPYSTVPMLQREGRLKYELVAGDFRSGSAQQSTPFFVQGTAIAGLPRGYTLYGGSQMASRYKAVTLGAGKNMGEWGAVSLDMTHANSELSDGSRHQGQSLRFLYAKSLSPYGTNFQLLGYRYSTRGFYTLDDVAWQSIEGYEYEMDTDGNGHRVPVARSYHNLRYSKKGRFQINLSQSLGGYGSLYVSGSQQTYWGTSESNTWYQLGYSGGWRGISYSLSWSWNKSMGLSDSDRIVALNLSVPLSTLTGRHYLRETALDRAYATFGASRNSDGNSSWQTGVGGTLLEGHNLNYSVNQGHSNTSGSSGSLNANWQGTYGTLGAGYNYDRNQHQYNWQLSGGAVAHANGITLGQPLGDTNVLIKAPGASGVRIENQTGVQTDWRGYAVVPYATVYRYNRIALDTNSMNNHTDIERNVSSVVPAQGALVRADFDARIGVRALIALNHNGRLVPFGATVREVHSGAVGMVGDEGQAWISGLPLKGQLLAQWGEGADMRCLARYALPPSVMNKPVAITAANCLPVSGMTQEGSQ is encoded by the coding sequence AAAGGTCACGGCCAGGCGCCCGGTGTTTATCGGGTGGATGTCTGGCGCAATGATGAATTTATTGCCAGCCGGGATATCCGTTTTGACGAAGCGCCGCAGGTACCCGGCGCATCAACGAAGTCCAGCGGTTTGACCCCTTGCCTGGACAGCGACTGGCTGAAGCGACTGGGTGTCAATATGCGTGCCTTTCCGACGCTGGAAAAATACCGGAAAGGAGAGTGTGTGGCGCTGGAACAGACGATTCCGGGGGCCCTGGCCGATCTGGACTTTGCGGCGCTGCGGCTGAACATCAGTTTGCCTCAGGCGTCGCTGAGTAACAGCGCCCGCGGCTATATTCCGCCGGAAGAGTGGGATGAAGGTATTTCGGCTGCGCTGCTGAACTATAGCTTTACCGGCAACCGTGGCTCCGGGGATGACAGCTACTATCTGAGCCTGCAAAGTGGTCTTAACTATGGCCCGTGGCGGTTGCGTAATAACGGCAGCTGGAGCCACGCCAGCGGTAGCGGCGGGCGGGGCGGCAACTGGCGCAATATTGGGACCTGGGTACAGCGCACTGTGGTAGCGCTGAAATCCGATCTGGTGATGGGCGACAGCAATAGCGGTAATGAAGTCTACGACAGTCTGGGCTTTCGCGGCGTGCGGTTAAGCTCTTCAGATAGCATGTATCCTGACAGTCTACAGGGTTATGCGCCGACCGTGCGCGGTATCGCCCGCGGCAACGCCAAAGTGGTGGTGCGCCAGAATGGTTATGTGATTTACCAGAGCTATGTCTCGCCCGGGGCATTCGCCATCAGCGATCTTAACCCCACCTCGTCCAGCGGCGATCTGGAAGTGACCGTGGAAGAGAAAGACGGCAGCCGCCAGCAGTATACGGTGCCTTATTCCACGGTACCGATGCTGCAACGTGAAGGGCGTTTGAAGTATGAGCTGGTGGCTGGCGACTTCCGCAGCGGTAGCGCCCAGCAGTCCACCCCTTTTTTCGTACAGGGAACGGCCATTGCCGGGCTGCCCAGGGGCTATACCCTGTATGGCGGTAGCCAGATGGCATCGCGCTATAAGGCGGTCACCCTGGGAGCCGGTAAGAATATGGGGGAGTGGGGGGCCGTTTCACTGGATATGACCCACGCCAACAGCGAACTTTCCGATGGCAGCAGGCACCAGGGTCAGTCCCTACGCTTTCTCTATGCCAAATCACTCAGCCCCTATGGCACAAACTTTCAACTGCTGGGCTATCGCTATTCCACGCGCGGCTTTTATACCCTGGATGATGTCGCCTGGCAGTCGATAGAAGGCTACGAGTATGAAATGGATACCGACGGTAACGGCCACCGGGTACCGGTGGCGCGCAGCTACCATAACCTACGCTACAGCAAGAAGGGGCGCTTCCAGATCAACCTTTCTCAGTCGCTGGGGGGCTATGGCTCACTTTATGTCTCGGGCAGTCAGCAGACTTACTGGGGCACCAGCGAATCAAATACCTGGTATCAGCTGGGCTACTCCGGCGGCTGGCGCGGTATCAGTTATTCGCTCTCCTGGTCCTGGAATAAATCGATGGGGCTTTCCGACAGCGATCGCATCGTCGCATTAAATCTGTCAGTGCCGCTCAGCACCCTGACCGGGCGTCACTATCTGCGAGAAACCGCGCTGGACCGCGCTTATGCGACCTTTGGCGCCAGCCGTAACTCTGACGGTAACAGTAGCTGGCAAACCGGCGTTGGCGGCACGCTGCTGGAAGGGCATAACCTGAACTACAGCGTCAACCAGGGCCACAGTAATACCAGCGGCAGTAGCGGTAGTCTGAACGCCAACTGGCAGGGGACCTATGGCACCCTGGGAGCCGGATATAACTACGATCGCAACCAGCATCAATACAACTGGCAGCTTTCCGGCGGTGCGGTGGCGCACGCCAACGGCATCACGTTGGGTCAACCGCTGGGGGATACCAATGTGCTGATTAAAGCGCCTGGCGCTTCCGGCGTGCGGATAGAAAACCAAACCGGCGTACAGACGGACTGGCGCGGCTATGCGGTGGTGCCCTACGCCACGGTATATCGCTACAACCGTATTGCGCTGGATACCAACAGCATGAATAACCATACCGATATTGAGCGCAACGTCAGTAGCGTGGTACCGGCCCAGGGGGCGCTGGTCCGGGCGGATTTCGATGCCCGTATCGGGGTTCGGGCGCTGATCGCCCTGAATCATAACGGACGATTGGTCCCGTTCGGGGCGACGGTTCGCGAAGTGCATAGCGGCGCCGTCGGAATGGTGGGCGATGAAGGTCAGGCCTGGATTAGCGGGCTGCCGTTGAAGGGGCAGTTGCTGGCGCAGTGGGGAGAAGGCGCCGATATGCGCTGTCTGGCTCGTTATGCGCTGCCGCCATCGGTAATGAATAAACCGGTGGCAATAACCGCCGCCAACTGCCTGCCGGTATCGGGGATGACTCAGGAAGGATCGCAATGA